In Lolium perenne isolate Kyuss_39 chromosome 5, Kyuss_2.0, whole genome shotgun sequence, the sequence tGCTACGACATTGTCCTTCAGAGCCGATATGGATAAGGActttgaactaatggaccccgctatcatagcagctgcggcagaacagggaatgactgtaacgggtgccaAAGAAAAAGCGGCCGAGtttggtatgactcttcgtgcagcgttaggccttgaggatgcgccaatgagtgaggtagcatttacatatgtgccgaatgggcctctcgttgagcctgcgcaggaagagagtCTACCAGCACAAATGCGAAATCTGCTACGTTGGTACAATGGTTTCATAAAAAATAAggccggcaaagaatatatttatgcggaagttagacatgagcatcacttcaaacattactatgtaacagttcatatgagtgaattgttccagctgttcaatctacgggagctcgacaaatctatcatcagttgctacgctttgtaagtgatttatttctacctcatctcgttcattgcctgcactatatatattatcctaactatattgttgtgtacgctattatgcagaatgaagattgggAAATGCCAAAAAagaaacatccatgatgttgggttcattgacccacatatcgttaatggatatgtgttagaaagacACCCCCGCGACATGGAGCAGGACCTGTGggattttcttacaaagcagcaactcaaaagtcaaattctattttcttaccattttgggtgagtgtttctgtcttgagcacattctcttttgtttactccatgcatggtatgtctaatcgatgagttatgcatgactgtgcatgtatcgtgtccgcaggttccactggattctgctaataattgaatttcacacctccagagttctcatcatggactctctgaatatggatccaaagctttgggtcaacatgagaaatatgctgcaaaagtaattattttcaatcatttgcgctctatatcgatcggcctctttcgttcatttcctaatatcaagtaactaataactcccttgttcatttaattttctttgccctgtagggtttggagacggttctcagatcaaatggtcggtgaattcaaaaaaaagCTAGAATTTAAAAGGTTAGTTAAtgtggatattcagccaccggggaccaatctatgtggatactatgtttgtgagttcatccggagatGCATCTCTGAGCGGAAGCCGTCGGATGACAATGTGCGGAGGAATAACttgcggaagacgcttagtccagaagctcgcttccgaccaattgaagaggaactagcaggatttttggtgagggaagtcctccatcctaaaggagaacactattacgaggacgaagaACTTCTGATCCCGTAACttgtgtatggaaacttgttcgaagttgtatatggtcatccgagattgaatatatatatattatatattcctcttgaattcttcttgtttctaatttcaaacttgcttgaaattgtacattcatatgcatgtatatagtagcgtagaatatgtgtactgaaacttcttcaaaattaaaataaaatataaaagaaataaaacaatacaaattaaaaagaaaccagatttaagtgggggggctaaaaccctaaacctgcagaggcctttagtcgcggttggccaggcgaaccgcgactaaaggtcctccgccccgatggacggctggcgcccacgtggataaggggggggggcctttagtcgcgcttaattggtcccggttgcgcaaccacgactaatggcagttgcgaaccgggactaaagcccctttttctaccagtgcatcaacaaaacaaaataaatgatgATCAACGCAGGGTGCAATTCCCTgatagtgcaatgttgaaagacttccccagtaaacatggttacggTCTAGCTCATTACTCATAATCAGTCAAACCCACAACATGCATAGTGGTATTTTCCTTCCACACCTTACTTTCTTATGAGCTTTAAATTACACAAAAAGGATattttgaaaaggttggaggcaaaacacacacattatacttggaatagcaagtgCTATATAGGTAGGTATGATAGACATTGGATTTGAGTTGAGATTGGAAAGAATTCTATGCTTGTGTAAGAATTCAAATCTTTTTGTCGGGGGATGTCCCCCGGTATGGCAAAGTCCTTGGTTCTACAAGCGCGCAGCACTTCGCGGATCAAAAAAAGATGTCGCGGATCAAAAGAtatgaagaaaagaagaaaacaGAAGAACCGCGCACTAGGCCGACTTCCGGCTCGTGCGGCCTGCTCCGGCTGCGCCTAGGCCGGCTTCCGCCTGGCCCGCCCGGGGCCAGCTTCCCCCTAGCCAGCTGGGCCATCTCTCCGGCTGGGCCGCCCCGGCTCCCCCTTGGGCCGACTGAAGGTCGTCCTCCGCTGGGTCACGTCCGGCTGATGCTCGTCAGTTTTGGATAATTTTGCATCCTATGAAACGGAACTAAATATGATTGAATTTGCCCCTTGCCAAATATATTTACATATAAGTATGGAGGTTGCGCATTTGTATCACCCTTTTAAGAATAAACATTTTTTATGTGTTCCATCCTTGATTAAAATGATATTTTTATGAGGCAGCACATATGTATCACAACATTTGACATTTGCGTCACATAATTTCCTTGTTAGTAGATGTATCTTCTGCATGTAATCTAAAATGTTACATGCTTAATCATTCAATCACTACAAGGAAAACAGCTAGCCTCAAGATTACTAGCAGTAGCGCACAGTGctactggtgcgccactactgcCAGGCATACTAGTGGCGCACTATATATGGGATGCGCCACTACTATTGTTGGTCCTAGTTAAAGAACACCTCCTCGACATACCAGTGGCGCACCGCACCTAGGTGCGGCAGTGCTATTTGAGGTAGCACTAGCTTACCTAGGTGTGGTGTGCTAGTAGTATGTCTGGAAGGGAGAGGCTTGGGATTTTGGTCCCCATTTACCAGTTGCGCACCAAGCCCGTGTATCGCCTTTTTAGTTAaaaagataaaataaaatgatagaaaTTTTAAATTTCCAAATCATTCGAGATGGCCATGTGTTATGTGTTGGACTTGTAAGGAAaactaacaaacatgaattttgatataTAAGGCAAAATGACACCAAGTTTCGGTAAAATGGCTGCAGATTTTGCAtatgacctccgatgaaaaaaaattatataaaaatgtatctacagagaaagttacatccgaattaaaCGGACCAGGCCCGCTTACCGATTTTTTATATTCctcaaaataaaaaaggaaaatagAGTTTTTGAGCTTCTAGATTTTGatgaaaaaattcaagaaaatagTAGTGGCGCATCTAGTAATGGTGCCTAAATTTAAAATGGCTGGCCAGCCACCTAACCCCGCTTCTCTTCATCCTTATCCTTCCTCCTCTCCTCCATCACTTCCCTCCTCACATCCTTCCTCTGTTCCATGAACCTTCCTCTCTCCTCCCTCGTCACCTCCCTCCTCTTGTTCCTCCTCTGGTGGTCCCATGTAGTTAGTGCTAGTACTCCAAACAAGCCAATGACACTCCTCCAACAATTCATTCCCCCGGCGTTATGCTAACTACTACTATTATAAAACATAGTTTATCTATAGGTGTTCCACGTACTATGTCGTCGTTTTATTTAGCTAAGTGTGAACAACAACTAACTACTTCGGATTTCAGTAGTCTTATGATTCTCCTGGCCAATCTTTTTCTTCATCTTGACTGCATATATACTTAAAAGAACAATTTTATCAACGTTGTTTTGATAGAATTGGAATAAAGTCAAGCACTAACCTGTTTAAGTTGTCCATGTATGTTCAGTCATTTTTGTTGCAAAAGAAAGGCATGCACTATTGTACCAAAATTTTGGAACAACAATGGCTATAATCCAAACAAGAACACCTTACCAAATTTTTGGTCATGCCCTTGGTTTGGTTAAGCCAAAATTTTGGTAGGGATAGTTGGGGCACAAACTAAACACACCCTTAGTCGTCTTAATTTTATTTCTATTAATTTTATGTTTTGCTCACTTTGTGGTAATAAGCTAGCTCATAAACTAGCCGAGCACGGTGTGCGTACTGAGGAGCTCGGGCAAATTTGGCTAGAGTCACTCCCGAACATTGATTGTGTCCCAGTGACCAGCACTTCAGCTGAGTTGTTTGAGTGAGGAAAACGATTATGTAAATGAGGAGGCTCAGGCGCTGGCGACCTCCGGGTCTGCTGCCCGCCACGCGTCCCTCTCTCTGCCACAAAatagtggggtccaccacaactaCTTCTTCCACCCCTATTCCTTATCCTCTCCTATAGAGACTACTTGCCGGAGCTGCAAATGGGCATCTACGCTGATGCAAACCACCAGCGGTGGTGCTACAAATGTTATGTTGTTCTGCTAGTTAAGTATAAATTTTGTGCTACAATGTCTCTGGCGAGTCTCCGACGAGATCTCTGGCAAGGTCTGCGTCCAACGAGAGTCTTTTCTGTTTTCATTCTAgatgaaccgttttttgcttcggTGAAGCAAACGCGGGGTCTCTTTTGCTGCAACGAAGCAAAGTTGAGATTCCACCTTAAAGAAGACACGTGTCAGTATTTGAAGCTAGATGCTGGCAGGCTTGGTGCCTCCGAGGGATTCCTAGCGCTGCCCTTTGAGTAATAGAATCATGTGTTCCACTTCAAAAAAAAAGAGTTTAATATTAGGGTAATTGGATAAATGCCACTCCAATTCAGGCCATTTCGAAAAACGCTACTGCAATTTGCAATCTTCGAAAAATGCCACTGCAATTTTCTCATACTTCTGTAGATGCCATTTCGACAATTTGGGCTTCTTTTTGGTAGAAAAAACGTTTCCCGTATTTCAACTGGGTCGAAATTTCCCATGACCCTTTCGCTCAAGCTTCTACAGATGCATGATGTACCAAGTTATACCAGATTTACAAGTGAAGTTATTGGAAACAAATTGACATGTCCTTGACGAAAATATAGCTACTTTGCAGCATATTACAAGTGACAATATTCTGCACCATAGTAGATGAAATAAAATTGTATTAAACTGCAGATTACATGGTCCAGTTTGAGCATACAAAGCACAAGTTTCAGTTTGAGCATCACATAGAGGTTCTAGCTCCATGTTGAGCATCACACACACACCCACACGCACGCGcgcgcgcgcacacacacacacacgttcTAGCTCCAGGTTGAGCATGACACACAGGTGGAGCACCAGATCTGCCCCAAGCAAATAAAGCTGACTTCTTTTGGTTCCTAGAGTTGGATTGTGAACAACATCACTAATAGATGGATTAACAACCTGGAGCTTTTTTGTCCTTCTTTGAAGGTTTCTTACCGGTACCTTCAATTTGCTTGCCTATCCCCTTTTCTTGGGTTTCGATTTCGTGGGTGACGATGGCATTGCGTTCCAAGACGCGGCTCGAGCCTTGGGGATGCCATGTTCAAGGGTTCCTCAACTCCATGGCCGTTGCTAGCATGGAGCACATGTCGGGGAGCTCAGATAGGGGAGTTAAAGAGAGAACCGGGGAAAGGAGCAGTGGCGACGGCAGAGGGTTGCAAGGCGGCGGTGCTTGTGAGCTGCGGTCGCGCGCCGGAGGAAGGGCTGTGGCTGCAGCGGCGCGCGCCGGAGGAATGGTTGCAGCTGCGGAAGCGCGTGCCGAAGGAAGGGCTGTGGCTGCGCCGTGCCTAGGATTTTTTTTTTGTCGGGCGGGGGATAGGAACGGTAGTGAGAATGTGGAGCGGCTGAGCTGGTGATGTCTTGTTTTAGTGACTCTTGGTTAGGGACAATTTCGTACCAATTGAAATACAAGAAAAAAATTTCTACCAAAAAGATGCCTAAATGGTCGAAATGGCATCAATAGAAGTATGGGAAAATTGAAGTGGCATTTTTCGAAGATTGCAAATTGCAGTGGCATTTGTCAAAATGGCATGACTTGAAGTGACATTTATTCAATTAACCCTTAATATTATGGGCAACTTAGGAAGAGACACTAGTGGAGACATGCCCTTCAGTCCCGGCCCctaaggggctttagtcccggttttccAACCGGGACCTAAAGGGCGGGACTAAAGGTTGAATCCACATCAATACCGTAGGGACTCAGCATTTCCACATCTTTGTCGATAGCCGCGCCGCAGAATCGGATGGTCTTGTCCTGCAGGAAATCCTTCAGCAGTTGTGGCACTTCATCCGCCCAACAAATCTGGAAGACCAAATTCTCGGTCGCCACTGAGAGTTGAAGGACGGCGGCGCTCTGATTACCCTCGCGTGGGTCGGTGAACTCGCAGTCCAAGCCGACGCACTTGATTGGTGCGGCGTCGAGAAAGTCCCTCTTGATGGCGCGGATCCACTTCTCCACTCTTGATGCACGGAGAGTGACCGTGATCTTGAAAGACATCCCTTCGGCCATAAGGTGGTATATCCGAGATCGAGGAGCCAGGGCGCGCGCGAGGTGCTCCATTAGGGCCGGAACGTCGATGGGGAGAGGGCTTTTTGGGAGAGGATGATGGAGATGTGAAGAGATGTGTGGCAATGGTGAAGGAGATGTGAAGCATATAAAGGTGAGAAAGATGAAGATGAACAGGCCAACCACCGGGTGATCAATTCCCGTGGCTGGCCGCCGGCGCCGTCGACCCAAATTCCCGTGCGACGATCGGTTTCTGTGCGCCGGCGACGATCGGCTTCCACGCGGGGAACGAAGCGTTTGACTTCATGTCCCGGCTTGTTTCAcgagccgggactaaagggggtgccAGCAGGCGAGCACTAGTTGAAacagggccttttgcaccggttcatattggccatatgcaccggattgTGAACCGGTGCAaacaatccggtgcaaaagcccccccccccccttttgcaccggttcagttacgaaccggtgctaaagggggcagCACGTGGCCCTCTGTGGAGCGCCCGGCggaggaccttttgcaccggttcgtaatacgaaccggtgcaaaagggttgtgctgcggcagggttttggtgcccttccctgccgcggcagggaattgcacTAAACGCTGTCGCGGCAGGAAATTtacactaaaacgctgccgcgaTAGATTCTGCCTCCATTCGAAACACGTTATAATGCAGACacatatatataggaaaccattatattacatatatcgatcgaagtgacacacgttcatgcatatatatatatatatatatatgtctacatcaactttGAAAATAATTTATATTCAATATTGGATGGCGGGCAAATAGTGTTCTCCgtctggagctatgacttgctcaagtaagaatcccgccagttcttcttgaattgctcgtacacgctcggttgctagaagaccgtcccgcaaccgttggatctaataatttcaagaaggtacggtggtcagtatatatatatgtgtatatgtgaatgaaacacaagGTGATAAAATAAAGTCAGGAATGTTGTTTACgtacatcaagttgttccaaaattttggtcacatggtgggtattctggcggatgaactcgcaaacgtagaacccgcataaattattcccgtcctcttgcctcaagcactttacgcgaacaaagttcaatcaaaataatatataatcaaggatgataataatggtattgaaactagaatcaaagagatgcgcggcctagccagtagtacttaccggtacatgttttattcgaagCTCTTTATTCTGTAAACCCGGAGACTTGTTGGCGAACCGTTTCCAAGCTTTgtggaggatatcagccatgtccccccacgcctcaaggggtttactcttcgagtccatgacttctactaccccgttgtcgggttcaatgactagcaggatatagtgaaacctgcggacacacatatatatatggataactcatcaattacacttaacacatggaaTAAGCGCaaaagatttaatgtgtgaagacagtaacactcacgcgaagttgtaaggaaatagtattgcccttttgtatgagtttttccttaaggcatataccaagttattctccgtgtccttgggagagttgtcgacagtatacccattcacggtatatgggtcaacaaacccaagatcatagatttgccccttgcggcattcgcGGATCTTCATTATGCATAATATAGATagttatatgcatgcaatggacgagccgcggtaaagacttaattacataaataatacttacaggcagtaggcactcagcagagatttgtcgagggcggcttgattgaataactaaaataattcacaaaattcgatgttcatcacgtcagttcgcccgtagtgctcatctttgattgccaccatgatccagttctgaccgttcttacatgcatccaagtaccaatTATGCAGTCTTCGCAGTTGTGTTGATAGATGAGGCAACTCCTCAGCTCTGACAAGAGGTTGCCCGTACTTGTACTGGTATGCTATTTGGACATCACCCGTGATCATGAATtcgatgcggcttaagtactcaggaatactcataccggccgcatctacctcatctttgtatagttttacCATCGTCGGATCAAGGCACTGCaggacatcgggatacacttggagcggggggcacgagtttttctgggttccaagctggggaactggtttcccTTCTTCCTTACTTTTTTGCCACCGCTCTCTTGCTAccacatttgacttgcgaatagaccggtcatagttcgatgaaagacttggctcaggttgatgaaggttcttcagcaATTTCAAATCTTTTCCTTGGATATAGCTGGCTCGGGCTCGGGCTGGGGCTTTTTCTTGCCAAACATGGATTTCATGTGTTGTTCCTTTGcgatcttggcattttcctcatctgtatagtcataaggtctcttgggaggaaccttaggcactcttgggaggggctcttgtttgcgtTTCGGTGATCAGTTACGACTCATTGCCGTAGCGGTCCGCCTTTTGCTCTTAGACTGAGTGGTGGGCTGctgcggcggagaaggctcacgcgccaGCGGAGAAGGCTGacgcactggagacggctgcatcggtggagaatgatggctcggtggagaccttgttggcgccttccaacccggaatcacaatgaattcctttcgccatagaactgtagtgtcttggcttctcccagctctagcaaatccccttcaccggcagggtggtcaagcctcagcggcccatacccatccataacttgatccaccccggcaacagcgtaGCTAGGTGGAACCGGTTTGAAGTGGTATCTTTGATCAGGTACTGGCGGTAAGACATGGCCGATcgccgccttgagcgttaagtagcccatcgttttgaaatgtagctcacaaggtgtcgaCTCTGTGATATAATCCACAGGGTAGagaggagccatctgcggatccataggggagggaggagccatatgcggatccacaggggagggaggagccatatgcggatccacatctgcatcatcacccggcagctccgtggaagccacgctgctttttcgctgagatccctggccggtagcatcgaatgcaacttcttctatcTGCGGATTAGCTTGGGGTTGGGTGACTGAGCCTAacattatcatcctcacttgctcctctagcttagcaacgcgttcttgaaccacatcctttttcctctgacggcttctatcgggatatttcttcgtttctgcaggaaacccaatacaccacggcttgccacctggtatggttcgtgttcgtcctgggtgttcaggattcccaagggcgcgtgtgagctggtccttctctctttcgggacggaacttcccctcttcaacttcctttgcaacatttctaaaggcttcgatgggaagtgggttttcctTATGTCTTTGTGTGTATATACAGAACCCTTGTgcgtccaacgtgcccccatgcgcgtaaaaccaatcccttgaccgctggttccatttcAGTACCTCTGGTTGGATCCCCTTTTCAATTAGGTCgttctcccatttctcccacttaggcctgccagccttgtagcctcctcgccccatggtatggaagtacatcttattagcagcatttttCGTACTGGTGGCTGACCTTTTCTTTGCCCTCTCcgatgtcttgtacttcacaaattcctcctagtggtcttttatcttctcataggggccattgaaatccggagtcttctcttgcttgacaaagaagttgtccaatttcttcttgtagtcgttgaactgtagtgccatcttcttaagagcccacttcttgactcttcgctgtacgctattcagctcgggatcctcagggtctAGCCTGTCATTCTCACTATCAGAGTCAGCTGGCTCCGGTAAGATGAAATTTACCAGGAGCTTCCTAAACATCAGATTTTTTGATCTCGTGTCGACATAAGTAACTCCTTTGCCCCCTTTTGCAGttttcttccattcttgagtggtgatcggATGGTGTCCCTTacaataactccgcattgacttacaaacttttttgcgtgagccttgGGACAAATCGGTTCGCCATCTAGAGCGATTTCCATGATGGTGCACCTTTCATGGTCTTCCATCTTTCTGGCCGCACCTCGTTTAGTTCTGCCAGTAGAGTTTGTTGATcgggaggtctaaaagaagaaacaacgttaatatatgtatatgcacaaatctggaggcttggttaattaatatatatacacaTCGGCGCCGTGAGCTTCTCCCTCGTagtcgtcaccttctccctcaccggagccgtctccacggtggtcttgctcatcttcctcaccggagccgtctccacgggttcgctcgtctccctcgccggattggtttaggtaaatagaggtgatatcgtcatcatcacggataatctcctcgacgaggtattctttttctaggtctcgttccatagtttctgcaaagacttacaagttattctaatgctataaacacaacgaagcagtaattaagaataatgctcaatacatgatcaaat encodes:
- the LOC127304437 gene encoding uncharacterized protein, translating into MEHLARALAPRSRIYHLMAEGMSFKITVTLRASRVEKWIRAIKRDFLDAAPIKCVGLDCEFTDPREGNQSAAVLQLSVATENLVFQICWADEVPQLLKDFLQDKTIRFCGAAIDKDVEMLSPYGIDVDSTFSPAL